GCGCGCACTTGAGCACCTCGCCGACGCCGGTCAGGGTGCCGCCGGTGCCCCAGCCGCTGACAAACGCATCCAGCCGTCGACCTGCGAAATCCTGCAGGATCTCGGCTGCTGTGGTCTGGCGGTGCCAGGCCGGGTTGGCCCGGTTGCCAAACTGGTTGGCGAGGAACCAGCCGCGCTCTTCCGCCAGTTCGGCGGCTTTTCGCACCATGCCGGTGCCGCGTTCGGCCGCCGGGGTCAGGATCACCTTGGCACCGTAGGCGCGCATCAGCTTGCGCCGCTCCACCGAGAAGGTCTCCGTCATCACCGCCACGAACTTGTAGCCGCGCGCCGCGCAGACCATCGCCAGGGCAACCCCGGTATTGCCCGACGTCGCCTCGACCACGGTATCGCCGGGTTTCAGCACACCGCGCTTCTCGGCATCGAGGATGATCGCCAGTGCCAGCCGATCCTTGACCGAACCGCCAGGGTTGAATGACTCGATCTTCGCGTAGAGCTTGATCCCGGCCGGCGCCAGCCGGTGCAGGCGTACGATCGGCGTGCGGCCGATGGTGTCGAGGATGCTGTCATGGATCATCGGCCTTGCCTCCGCGGTTCTGCGCCCGCGTCCTGTGCGAATAAGCCACCAGCATGCGCCCGATCCCCGGCAATACCCCGTGAACAGCTGAAACACTGTATTGCACGGCTTTGCCTGTTCGGCTGCTTGGCCGCCGCCGGGTCAACCAATGGCCCACGCGCGCGTTGCCAACCCCCACTAGACTTGCCGGTCGACCTGCACGCGGCCGTCCCGCCGTCTGCGTTTACATCACCCGTTTGAACCTCCTCTGAGACAGCATGCGAATTTCCATCGGACCCCACGTGATCTGCGCCCTCTTGTTTGCCTTGGCGCTGACAGCGTGCGAGAAGGAGGCGGGGCAACCTCAACGCGCGTCCGCCGTCCCGGTGACCACTCAGACGGTGCGCATGCAGGAATGGAACGACACCGTGCAGGCGCTGGGGACGGTGAAAGCGCGCGAGTCGGTAACCATCACCGCCAAGGTCAGCGAAACGGTCCGTGACGTGCACTTTGACAGCGGCGACGTGGTCCAGGCCGGCGCGCCGCTCGTCACCCTCAGTGGCAACCAGCAGCAGTCCGCACTCGCCGAGGCGCAAGCCACCGCCTCCGAGGCGGACCAGATGTACCGCCGGATGGCCCAACTGGGCGAGCAGCAACTGGTGGCCCGCGCCACGCTGGAGACCCAGCGCGCCGTGCGCGACGCCGCCGTGGCACGAGTGGACCAGATCCGCGCCCAGCTGTCCGATCGCCAGATCCGGGCACCGTTTGCCGGCGTCCTGGGTCTGCGCCAGGTCAGCCCTGGCGCGCTGGTTACCCCCGGCACTGCGATCGCCACCCTGGACGACACCCAACGGGTCTACGTCGACTTCCCGGTGCCCGAGCCAGCGCTGGCACACCTGGAGGCCGGGCAGGTCCTGCACGCGACCAGCGCGTCCTGGCCGGGCGAGACGTTCGATGGCGTGGTCCAGTTGGTGGACTCGCGGGTGGATCCGTCCACCCGTGCCGTGGTCGTTCGCGGCGAGTTCCCCAACGACAGCCGCATGCTGCGTCCCGGCATGCTGATGCAGGTGACCCTGGTGCGGCCGCAGCGACAGGCGCTGCTGGTACCTGAAATCGCAATCGTCCAGCTGGGCAACACGTCTTTTGTCTATCGCGTGCGCGAGGACAGCACCGTCGAGCGCGTCGACGTGGTGGTGGGCAATCGCCGCAACGGCATGGCCGAAGTCGTCAACGGCCTGGAGCCGGGCGATGAAGTCGTGGTGGACGGCACCGGCAAGCTGCGCGTCGGTGCGAAGGTGGAGGTGACGGAGACCTCAGAGGTCCAGGCGCCGGCGGCAGACACACCCGTGATTGAGGAAGCGCCTGGTGAGGCGGAAATCGAAGGCTCCGCCATCGGTCCCATCGGTGGTGACCGCAACGGCTCCGCCCCGGCGGTGGACGGCGCATGAGCATTTCCGATCTGGCCATCCGCCGTCCGGTGTTCGCCACCGTGATGAGCCTGCTGCTGATGGTGATCGGAGTGATGACGTTCTCGCGTCTCACCCTGCGCGAGCTGCCGGCGATCGATCCGCCGATCGTCTCGGTCAACGTGAACTACCCCGGCGCCTCGGCGGCGGTGGTGGAGACGCGTATCACCCAGGCGCTGGAAGACGCCCTGTCGGGCATCGAGGGCGTGGAGACGATCCAGTCGCGCAGCGTCAACGGGCGCTCCTCGGTCACCCTGGAGTTCACGCTGGAGCGCGACATCGAGGCGGCCGCCAACGACGTGCGCGACGCGATCAGCAGTGTCGC
The genomic region above belongs to Lysobacter avium and contains:
- the cysK gene encoding cysteine synthase A, producing the protein MIHDSILDTIGRTPIVRLHRLAPAGIKLYAKIESFNPGGSVKDRLALAIILDAEKRGVLKPGDTVVEATSGNTGVALAMVCAARGYKFVAVMTETFSVERRKLMRAYGAKVILTPAAERGTGMVRKAAELAEERGWFLANQFGNRANPAWHRQTTAAEILQDFAGRRLDAFVSGWGTGGTLTGVGEVLKCARPDVRIVACEPAGASMMAGDPWQSHKIQGWTPDFLPDVLNQDVADEILPVDDLVARDTARRLAQEEGVFVGISAGATVAAALDVARRAEEGAVILAMLPDTGERYLSTFLMEDINEGSDDEWLAAGLP
- a CDS encoding efflux RND transporter periplasmic adaptor subunit encodes the protein MRISIGPHVICALLFALALTACEKEAGQPQRASAVPVTTQTVRMQEWNDTVQALGTVKARESVTITAKVSETVRDVHFDSGDVVQAGAPLVTLSGNQQQSALAEAQATASEADQMYRRMAQLGEQQLVARATLETQRAVRDAAVARVDQIRAQLSDRQIRAPFAGVLGLRQVSPGALVTPGTAIATLDDTQRVYVDFPVPEPALAHLEAGQVLHATSASWPGETFDGVVQLVDSRVDPSTRAVVVRGEFPNDSRMLRPGMLMQVTLVRPQRQALLVPEIAIVQLGNTSFVYRVREDSTVERVDVVVGNRRNGMAEVVNGLEPGDEVVVDGTGKLRVGAKVEVTETSEVQAPAADTPVIEEAPGEAEIEGSAIGPIGGDRNGSAPAVDGA